The DNA region GATCTCGCCGCGGCACGGGATCTGCCGTGCCACACCGGGATCCGGCTGCTCGGCGGAAGCTCTCATGCGCTGGGCCGGGTCAACGCGGCCAAGCGGGTGCAGTTGGTCCGTGGCGACCGGGAGGCGTTCGGCTTGCGTGGGCGCTCCGCCGAACAGCGCGTCGCGCTCGACCTGCTGCTCGACGAATCGGTCGGCATCGTCTCGCTGGGCGGCAAGGCCGGCACCGGCAAGTCGGCGCTGGCGCTGTGCGCCGGCCTGGAGGCGGTCCTGGAGCGGCGCACTCAGCGCAAGGTGGTGGTGTTCCGCCCGCTGTACGCGGTGGGCGGTCAGGAACTCGGCTATCTTCCGGGCAGCGAGAACGAGAAGATGGGTCCCTGGGCCCAGGCGGTGTTCGACACGCTGGAGGGCCTGGCCAGCCCGGCGGTGCTGGAGGAGGTCGCCTCGCGCGGCATGCTCGAAGTGCTGCCGCTGACCCACATTCGGGGCCGTTCGCTGCACGATTCGTTCGTGATCGTCGACGAGGCGCAATCACTGGAGCGCAACGTGCTGCTGACGGTGCTGTCCCGGCTGGGCACCGGTTCGCGGGTGGTGCTCACCCACGACGTCGCGCAGCGGGACAACCTGCGGGTCGGTCGGCACGACGGCATCGCCGCGGTGATCGAGAAGCTCAAGGGTCACCCGCTGTTCGCCCACATCACCCTGCTGCGCAGCGAACGTTCGCCGATCGCCGCCCTGGTCACCGAGATGCTCGAGGAGATCAGCGGACCCGACCTGAGCTGAGCCCCCCGGTAGGCTGCCGGGGTGGCAAAACCCTGGCATGCCGGTGTGGTTGCGATGGCCGTTGCGGTGCTCGGCGCCTGCACCAGCCATGTCCACGAGGCGTCGGCCGAGCCGGTCGACTGCGCCGTGGACAAGTGTGTGGCGCTGACCTTCGACGACGGTCCCTCGCCCTACACCGACCGGCTGTTGGGGATCTTGAACGACGCCGGTGCGCGCTCCACGTTCTTCCTGATCGGCAACAAGGTGGCTGCCGACCCGGCGGGCGCCAAGCGGATCGCCGACGCCGGGATGGAGATCGGCAGTCATACCTGGGAACACCCGAACATGACCACGATCCCGGCAGCGGACGTGCCCGCGCAGTTCGCCAAGGCCACCGACGCGATCCGTTCCGCCACCGGCATCACGCCCACGTTGTGGCGCCCACCCGGCGGGCTGACCGACGCGGCGGTCAACGCGCGGGCCGCCGAGGCCGGACAGGCGGCGATCCTGTGGGATGTCATCCCGTTCGACTGGATCAACGACGCCGACACCAATGCCACCCGCTACATGCTGATGACCCAGATCAAGCCCGGGTCGGTGGTGTTGTTCCACGACACCTACTCGTCCACCGTGGATCTGGTCTACCAGTTCCTGCCGGTGCTCAGAGCCAATGGCTACCACGTGGTTACGGTCAGCCAGCTGCTCGGCCCGCGCGCGCCGGGCAGCGTGTACGGGGGCCGGGACAACGGCCCGCCGGTCAATGAGCTGCAGGACATCCCACCCGCGGACATCCCGGGACTGCCCGCGACGCCGTCGCCGCCGCCGATGCCGAATTTCCCGATCACCGATATTGCCGGGGCGAACTCCGGGGGCCCCAACAACGGCGGGTAGCGAAGGGGATCGGTCAGCCCAAAACCTGCCCAATTACGCCGAGCGCCCCCATAGGGTTTATGCATGGTGGAGCCGAGCTATGAGGACGTCACCGGGGTAGCCCAGTCGGCGGCGGCAACCATTGCCAAACTGGAGAACCGCTTCGGTGAGATTGCGCGCGCCGTTCAGCAGCGCGTGATGGATGAAATCGCGGAGATGCGCGACGACATACCGTTGCTGGACCTCCTACAGGCCAGCGTCGAGCAGAATGTCGACGCGGTGCTGTCCGCGATCCAGTACGGCATCCCGATCCAACAGATCGAGCCACCCAGCGCGGCGCTCGAACACGCCCGACGCCTGGCCCAGCGCGGGGTGTCGGTCAACGTGTTAATCAGGGCCTACCGTTTCGGCCAGCAGACGCTGTTGGACGTGGTGCTCGACCAGATCCGGATCGCCGAGCCGGACCCAGAGCGAAGCCTGGCGGTCTACCAACAGATCACCGCGACCACCTTCGGATACATCGACCGCATCTCTCAAGAGGTCATCGCGGTCTATCAAAATGAGCGGGATCGCTGGTTGGAGACCCAGAACAGTGCCCGAGCGCTGCGTGTTCGAGAGTTACTGGATTCGGACACCGTCGACGACGGTGAGCAGAGCGCCGCGATCGGATATCCGCTCGACCGGCTGCATCTTGCGGTGGTCGTCTGGTGGCGCGAGCCATACGTAGCCGATGGGATGGTGCGGATGGACCGATTTGTGCGCGCGCTATCTGAATTTGTGGGGCGCCAGGACCGCCCGTTGTTCGTTGCCGCCGACCGAATGACCGGGTGGGGGTGGATTCCCCTGGCGGCCGACGCATCGTCGGATGCGGTGGTGGCACGTGCTCGCGCGTTCGCCAAAGCCCAGCATCACGCCCCATTGCTCGCGATCGGCGATCCCCTGTCGGGCCTCGACGGATTCCGGCGTTCGCATCGCCGGGCCGTGGCGGCGAGCGCGGTCGCTATCGCGGCCGGCCCACATGCCGAAACAGTTGTTGCCAACAACGACCCGGGGCTATCGGCCGCCGCGCTGCTCGGAAGCAACGTCGAGGCGGCCCAGGAATGGGTCGGTGAGGTGCTTGGACCGTTGGCCGGCGCCACCGACAGTGATGAGCGTCTGAGGGAAACGCTCCGGGTTTTTCTGCATGCTGGGTCCAGCTACAAGGCGGCAGCTAGGCAGCTGGATCTGCATTTCAACTCGGTGAAGTACCGTGTGGCGCGCGCCGAGGAACGTCGTGGGCGGCCGATAGTCGATGACCGCCTGGAAGTCGAACTTGCCCTGCTGCTGTGCCGGTGGTTCCGCAACGCCGTGCTCCAGTGACGTCACCGAAAAAATTGACGTTGCCACGCAACAAGATTTCGGTGCTCGGCTGTATCCGAAACACAAAGCCCGCACGGGATTCGTACGGCGAACTTTCCGGCGTCGTTAGATGACGTTGAGGTAGAACTATGCGTTTCTCGGTAGATCTGGAGGGGAAGGCCGCAAGATGTCTGGACAAAGGGGTAAGTCCCCTGGGGTGGTGGGGTTTCGGTCCTGCGGTTGACCGGGGCGGACTGGCTCTGGTGTGTCGTTGGGGGCTTTGGGGTGGGTCATCGCGTAGTGGTCAGTGAGTTACCGACCAAAGTGACTCAAGCAAAGGACACACGACGCGATGACCCAGGATCATTCTGCCTTGCTCGCCCAGCTCGACGCGCTTACCGCCGCTGATTCCGGTGCGGTGTTCGCGGAGCTGATTCGTGCCGGGCTGCAGGCGCTGATTGAGGCCGAAGCCACCGAGAAGATCGGCGCCGGCCGCTACCAGCGCAGCAGTGACCGCCAAACCCACCGCAACGGGCACCGGCCCAAGGCACTGTCGACGACCTCCGGTGACATCGAAGTGCAGATCCCCAAGCTGCGGGCCGGATCGTTTTTCCCGTCTCTGCTGGAGCGTCGGCGTCGCATCGACAAGGCCCTGCACGCGGTGATCATGGAGGCCTACGTGCACGGGGTTTCGACCCGCAACGTCGATGACCTCGTCGGTGCTCTCGGGGTCGACTCGGGCATCTCCAAATCGGAAGTTTCGCGCATCTGCGCAGGTCTGGATCGCGAGATCGAGGCGTTTCGCACCCGCAGCCTGACCCACACGACGTTCCCGTACGTGTTCTGCGATGCCACGTTCTGCAAAGTCCGTGTCGGTGCCCACGTGGTCTCCCAAGCCCTGGTGGTGGCCACCGGGGTCTCTATCGATGGCACCCGCGAAGTCCTCGGGACCGCCGTCGGTGACAGTGAATCGTT from Mycolicibacter sp. MU0083 includes:
- a CDS encoding PhoH family protein, giving the protein MPEIRTYVLDTSVLLSDPWACARFAEHEVVVPLVVISELEAKRHHHELGWFARQALRLFDDMRLEYGRLDQPIPVGTQGGTLHVELNHSDPAVLPTGFRTDSNDSRILTCAANLAAEGRHVTLVSKDIPLRVKAAALGLAADEYHAQDVIVSGWTGMDEVEASVDEIDALFDEGEIDLAAARDLPCHTGIRLLGGSSHALGRVNAAKRVQLVRGDREAFGLRGRSAEQRVALDLLLDESVGIVSLGGKAGTGKSALALCAGLEAVLERRTQRKVVVFRPLYAVGGQELGYLPGSENEKMGPWAQAVFDTLEGLASPAVLEEVASRGMLEVLPLTHIRGRSLHDSFVIVDEAQSLERNVLLTVLSRLGTGSRVVLTHDVAQRDNLRVGRHDGIAAVIEKLKGHPLFAHITLLRSERSPIAALVTEMLEEISGPDLS
- a CDS encoding polysaccharide deacetylase family protein, translating into MAVAVLGACTSHVHEASAEPVDCAVDKCVALTFDDGPSPYTDRLLGILNDAGARSTFFLIGNKVAADPAGAKRIADAGMEIGSHTWEHPNMTTIPAADVPAQFAKATDAIRSATGITPTLWRPPGGLTDAAVNARAAEAGQAAILWDVIPFDWINDADTNATRYMLMTQIKPGSVVLFHDTYSSTVDLVYQFLPVLRANGYHVVTVSQLLGPRAPGSVYGGRDNGPPVNELQDIPPADIPGLPATPSPPPMPNFPITDIAGANSGGPNNGG
- a CDS encoding PucR family transcriptional regulator, with the translated sequence MVEPSYEDVTGVAQSAAATIAKLENRFGEIARAVQQRVMDEIAEMRDDIPLLDLLQASVEQNVDAVLSAIQYGIPIQQIEPPSAALEHARRLAQRGVSVNVLIRAYRFGQQTLLDVVLDQIRIAEPDPERSLAVYQQITATTFGYIDRISQEVIAVYQNERDRWLETQNSARALRVRELLDSDTVDDGEQSAAIGYPLDRLHLAVVVWWREPYVADGMVRMDRFVRALSEFVGRQDRPLFVAADRMTGWGWIPLAADASSDAVVARARAFAKAQHHAPLLAIGDPLSGLDGFRRSHRRAVAASAVAIAAGPHAETVVANNDPGLSAAALLGSNVEAAQEWVGEVLGPLAGATDSDERLRETLRVFLHAGSSYKAAARQLDLHFNSVKYRVARAEERRGRPIVDDRLEVELALLLCRWFRNAVLQ
- a CDS encoding IS256 family transposase; its protein translation is MTQDHSALLAQLDALTAADSGAVFAELIRAGLQALIEAEATEKIGAGRYQRSSDRQTHRNGHRPKALSTTSGDIEVQIPKLRAGSFFPSLLERRRRIDKALHAVIMEAYVHGVSTRNVDDLVGALGVDSGISKSEVSRICAGLDREIEAFRTRSLTHTTFPYVFCDATFCKVRVGAHVVSQALVVATGVSIDGTREVLGTAVGDSESFEFWREFLASLKARGLAGVHLVISDAHAGLKAAVAQQFSGSAWQRCRVHFMRNLHGAVAAKHAPAVTAAVKTIFAHTDPADVAAQWDQVAASLKSAFPKVTVMMDGAKTDVLAFTAFPKAHWQKIWSNNPIERLNKEIKRRADVVEIFPNPAAFLRLATAVVIEAHDEWQVTRRYLSEVSMAELRKVIAAKQLAAEPLADQRQIA